Proteins encoded together in one Impatiens glandulifera chromosome 1, dImpGla2.1, whole genome shotgun sequence window:
- the LOC124928272 gene encoding uncharacterized abhydrolase domain-containing protein DDB_G0269086-like — MGRNSALFKHLTPVDFEEIQLKELIEASVAESMRLPKVGQDATADIKLKTFEAACQILSASKEPIKVSGSKSTLKPEYIPICDIFARAILARGGNYSSLTKDKIRMLVGLIEGTKVNWANAVFHNLMEMPAPGSTSGRKKATGKKAALAKDKAESKGKEKVTFSEPPQQTEDEESASHSERTDTEKTDDERSANEEEHSGQSPDNAGPDTNPKTTEGGEEAGDEGGDKDNEEAEEAEADRVTLKLLKGAKQRAETIEELYLEWHEHRFGKPYRQILPGYKDEECFHRLKEVEDVIMNLTKSNTIEEVLHRTYLLKPQVQLRKLTTRIRKITEKFEEVGPEDTLTPRVLERLEKAKGDLIQEIDRLEAMYSHREIPVYTALRIETSPDHCPTPPRENAASEESDERADPLLTGQSPLTQPEVSESDFTKEWVESRLQRFEDSTTERVDSRIQEFEDSAVQPLRERFQRTVGSALKFANTTWQLLEGTKERFSEIDEDQQEEAVLRSKLLKRTMILEDTTSEIKQDFGRLERETDQRLAEVAEDLVAEMLNAKINADAAAVEADAQATKKVQDELDAEARKEKEAPRSSQLTEEEEEAERIRKAEAKFPGLAKKAAAQAAKDAARLERERRRLEGFVDDNKKKKAASSVSAPTKRKREPSKKVQLADLLNEVTETIITSTSQQATPFEEEDEEHLQTRSTRQRVSEPASRSQPVKKKWNIYDFSDSE, encoded by the exons ATGGGGCGCAATTCGGCTTTGTTTAAGCACCTAACTccggtggatttcgaggaaatccaaCTGAAAG AGCTCATCGAGGCATCGGTGGCAGAGAGCATGCGCCTTCCAAAAgtcggccaggatgcaacggcagacaTAAAGCTTAAAACTTTTGAGGCAGCCTGCCAGATACTCTCGGCGTCTAAGGAGCCGATAAAGGTCTCCGGTAGCAAATCAACGTTGAAACCGGAGTATATCCCAATCTGTGATATCTTTGCAAGGGCGAttctggcaaggggaggaaactataGCAGCCTAACAaaggacaaaatcaggatgctggTCGGCCTGATAGAGGGAACAAAGGTTAATTGGGCAAATGCAGTGTTCCACAACTTAATGGAAATG ccggcccccggttccacaagTGGCCGAAAGAAGGCAACCGGCAAGAAAGCGGCCCTAGCAAAAGATAAGGCcgaaagcaaaggaaaagagaaagtaaCATTCTCGGAACCACCGCAACAAACGGAGGATGAAGAATCGGCTTCCCACTCTGAGAGAACCGATACAGAAAAGACCGATGATGAAAGATCGGCCAATGAAGAAGAGCATTCGGGCCAGAGCCCCGATAATGCCGGACCTGACACCAACCCtaagaccaccgagggtggtgAAGAGGCCGGTGATGAAGGCGGCGACAAAGATAatgaggaggccgaagaagcagaggccgatagggtAACTCTGAAACTTCTAAAGGGCGCCAAACAGCGAGCCGAGACAATTGAGGAGTTATACCTGGAATGGCACGAGCATCGGTTCGGCAAGCCGTATAGGCAAATCCTACCGGGCTACAAAGACGAGGAATGCTTCCATAGACTGAAGGAAGTGGAGGACGTGATCATGAatctcacaaaatccaatacaaTTGAAGAGGTATTACACCGAACCTATCTCTTAAAACCACAGGTACAACTACGGAAGCTAACCACACGCATCCGAAAGATTACGGAGAAGTTCGAAGAGGTGGGACCGGAAGACACCTTAACACCACGGGTGTtagaaaggcttgaaaaagccaaaggagACCTTATTCAAGAAATTGACCGGCTGGAGGCAATGTACAGTCACAGGGAAATACCGGTTTATACTGCTCTCCGGATCGAAACGAGTCCGGAtcactgtccaacacctccaagggagaatGCAGCATCAGAAGAATCCGATGAAAGGGCGGATCCTCTTCTCACCGGGCAATCTCCACTTacacaaccggaagtctccgaaTCAGACTTCACAAAGGAATGGGTTGAGAGCCGTCTTCAAAGGTTTGAAGACTCAACAACAGAACGAGTTGATAGCcgtattcaagagtttgaagactccgcGGTTCAGCCATTGAGGGAGAGATTCCAGAGAACCGTTGGCTCGGCACTCAAGTTTGCCAACACCACATGGCAACTTTTGGAGGGAACGAAAGAACGGTTCTCAGAAATCGATGAAGATCAACAGGAAGAGGCGGTTCTGCGCAGCAAACTCCTAAAGCGAACCATGATTTTGGAAGATACGACTTCCGAGATAAAACAAGACTTTGgccggcttgaaagagagaccgatcaacgattGGCGGAGGTTGCTGAGGacctg GTTGCCGAAATGCTAAATGCTAAGATAAAtgcggacgccgcggctgtaGAGGCTGATGCCCAAGCGACTAAGAAGGTCCAGGATGagctggacgccgaagctagAAAAGAAAAGGAGGCACCACGATCATCGCAACTTACcgaggaggaagaggaagccgAGCGAATTAGAAAGGCAGAGGCCAAGTTCCCAGGACTTGCAAAGAAGgcagccgctcaagctgcgaaggatgcTGCGCGGTTGGAAAGGGAAAGACGGAGGCTGGAAGGCTTCGTAGACgacaacaaaaagaaaaaggcgGCCTCTTCCGTTTCAGCTCCGACAAAGCGAAAGAGGGAACCTTCAAAGAAAGTTCAACTAGCCGACCTACTCAATGAGGTCACTGAAACGATCATCACGAGTACATCGCAGCAGGCTACTCCATTCGAAGAGGAGGATGAAGAACACCTGCAGACCCGGTCTACAAGACAAAGAGTCTCCGAACCGGCCAGTCGATCGCAACCGGTGAAGAAAAAGTGGAAcatatatgacttctcggactcggaatag